AAATCGATGTCATATTTTCCCGCgctccgcaataatttgagggcatatttagtGAGAAGttccttctactctgtaaacgactattgtaataatattcaattccggacatgctgcatactggtttaattttagCTATGGACTAtactaataattaattattactattacctataattttgttactcattgtggtatTATTCTGtgtatcgaaattttattttatttgtatctttaattagttatttttatgtttgttttgtctacaaattttaacaattttttgacaatacaACATTTTCCTCTTTCTCTAAAAATCACTTATTACTTACCCCTTTGACTACAAAAACATTCTGTATTACTCAAAGCTCTTCCATACTTTGTTGCGACACCTCCAACGATTAGTAATTGTGTTCCTAAATAAGAAACAGCATGTCCATGTCTAGGAATATTGAgatcattcaattttttccattcgaATTTCTTATTATCCCAATATTCTATGCTACCAATACTTGATGTATCATTTCCAGATAGATCTGATGCAGTCTTAGATGCTCCTCCTATTATATACAGTTTTTCTGATAAAACGCACAAGGAGAAGAAGCATCTAGGAACCCTCaaggaatattttatttctgtcCACCTGAAAAGGAAATACTCATTAAGAGTACTATGCTTCTTTGGAATCTAGATTCTAATAATTGTTTAAGAAGACACTACAAGTCCAGTTTTAATTGGCACACCTcctaaaaattcaaatttcattcaaaacgTATTTGGTAAGCTGTTACTAtccatttttttgattaataaattaaaggATAACGCTCTGCCATTGATATACCGAGTCGaagtcaaataatatttttagatttgttatattttttgattagaCACTGACTAGAGACTACTTCATTatggaaatgaatttttatttattcttctgATCTATTCAATTAAGTTCAAAGAAAACTAGAAAAGCTTCAAAGTGTTGCTCCAAACTTCGCGTGAAGAATATGTCTGATCAGTGATAGGGgatttcaaaattgtttgttttttggaaGAAATGCAGAACCGACAAATTCCACTACTAGTAAAACTTTAAGCCaataaaactgttaaaaataagCTCGTTCATAATATATTAATGATTCTGTTgcttttccataaaatttttttcatcaaaaaaggTTAAAATTGGAGGTGGTGCTTTTGTGTATCCAGAAACTGAGGAAATAATGAAGACTGTATATCTATTTGAgcgacataaaaaattttaaacaaacattCTACAACAAAATATCCAAATAcctatcaataaaaaaagacctaaaaatTGGACGATTTATTAactaaaaacattaaaaatggTCTAAGAACTAGGAAActgaagtaataaaaataaatatctagaTTTCTATAGATGAAGAGATATTTTAACTTACTGATCTGATTTATAATCGTAACTTTCTATAGAGTCCAAAATATCGATGGTGCTATTTTTATCAGTTAATCCTCCAGCAACCCAAATGCAATGTCCATATCTGGTATAACCGAAACCAGTTCTGGCGGTTTTCATAGAACATACGTTTTCCCATATATTCTTCTCCAAATCGAAACGTTCGACAGAATCTAAAgctctaaaataaaaaatatcgtttgTTCTTTTAATCTattcaatcaattatatatatgaTGATAAACTACACTTTATTTAAAACACACCAAAAAATTTTTGCGCTCCAATCTCGGTACGATGTGAACTCGAATATGATTTAAATAATCTACGCTGGCGACAAAGTTGGAGCATATAGATATTAAGAAAAGTTGGTAAAATAGGAACTATAACTTTCTAATAATTAGCTGAAATAGCCGCCAGTGAGTAAACTCAAAATTAACTGACAATGtgataaagttaaaattattaaaaatttaggtGAATTAGCATCAACTGGAGTGGTTAGTTCACAGCAAATGTAAtagtaaataattattgttaaaatgtcaaaaaataattaactgatCGAAGACGTCAAAATGAAATACTTTAGATGGAAAaactttgtattatatttttgttaaaagtaaattttattttgttcttgaAATTGTTCCACTAACTTTGCTCCTTTCGCGACCTTTTCTACTTAAAAActaaatacttttaatatttatatcacaAATTGCTATTTCAATTGTGTACTTTTACATATTACTTAGATTTTAtgcatatatttataattattcttgTAACTAGTAATAAgatgtacgaggatggtcccaaaatatataaacttcATATGTTTCAAGATTAAAGACGCTACGTTGataagtatttgtttggtagccatcaatagtgaacgttttcagtaaatttgtaaacatggataaaattggtcatcgttatgtgatacaatacttttatttgaatggccttagcccaaccaatatgcaaaatgaactagattctactctggatgaaactgctccttcgttatccacagtaaaatatttgatagcAGAGTTTAGACGAGGCCGGACGACTTGTGAAGACCACCGTCGCGGTGGTCCACCAAAATCCACAAAGCGtgcgcgtttgctcacaatggaacaaaacacggcgtcgtgaaaatgtttcattgagtgtttcacagaaataaagccgaattttttcCACGTTTCACAACCATGGATAAAGCATGGACCCACCACTGTACACCCGAaagaaacaatcaaaacaatggactgaaaagggagaaacgGTTGTaaagaaggtaaagaccgttccaactgcaggcaaggtcacggcatcggttttttgggattcgtgtggaaaaattttcattacctattttgaaaaatgaaaaactatgaacggcgagtattatgtgaaattattgcaacgtttgagcgaagaaaaatggacgcatttggctaagaaaaaattgttgtttcatcaaaacaatgcactAGCTGACACATCCGTTATTAAAATGgtcaaaatgaatgaatgaaagaCTTTGAAAAGAAGTttgtggtcaaagattttccaacaatggagAGGTGATGTTggtagttaatggctattttgaggagcttgacgattcttattataaaaagggtatttAGCTGAGAGgagattatgttaaaaaataaaaatattttttccaaactttttgtgttttctttgttgggtttGGTTCTTCTAAGACCATCCTCGTATGCCATATTCACTTATTAACCTCACTCTATTCATTTTCTTAtccatttaatttttgtatgtttaatTGAAtctctattttaaaaaaacacagTCACTTCATTACTTTTAACAACTAAAACCACAACAAAACTAACACgaaaataactttattaattGTGGAACCCCCGTACACTTTCTGAGTCTATATTCAACAAAATTCTTAATGAAAGTGATTCtatactttattaaaaacatgttacagaagttcaaaaatattaattgttccaTTCttgcttttaatatttttccccTTAATACTAGAAAacttaaataaacttttatcattattttgtcaattttgttacattttttagGTTGATGACTTACCGATAATGATTACCTTGTCCACCAATAGCGTACAAATATTGATTACAAGATACTAATCCGAAGTTTTTTCTGGCTTCTAACAATGGTAATTCTTGATACCATTTTCTAGTAACAGGATCAAAGCTCCAAACAAAACTACTAACTTCGGCATCCCTATTTATCGTGACGCTTGGATTATTTCCTCCttgaaaaatgaagtttaaaatatacaattacccTCTTTCAAACTAACACATATAGATAGTTAACTCAGTTAATTTCATTTCGTTTCTGGGTGTTCCAGACCATTGCCCCATTCTACTCgcgttcaaaaacaaaactcacCGTTCCTAGTCAACACATAAACATATTGGCAGAATTCCCATTGTATgctaagaaagaaaaaaatgtcaaatagtGCCACGGGAATCAACCGAGACTCAAGTGAAACGTCGAGTAGAGGTGTGTAAATAGCTCCTTACTCTGCTACTGATACTTTCAATGGAAAATGCATTTATCTAAATAACCCGAACATGGAAAATCAATGGTTAGACAAAGGATAAAAACTAGAATCCTTTGCAAGGAGAGGTCGATTCGAGCAGAAAATCTTGTTGAGTGTCTGATGAATGTGTACTTCGAAATCCTTCCCGGCGATCGCGATATCAATGCCAAGGTATATAGTAGTGAATATATAAGGTTTTATCTTGAGAATATCCAGATTTGGTAATTTGAAAACTAAACCACATAGGTACTGTGAATGTTACGCGAAATGAGATCCTAGAACTTGGTGATATTGAACTACCCATTTAGTCTGGACCTTGCATCGtctaaatagtttttattcagATACATATCGAAATATCTGGCGTGGGAAAAATTTGAAGATGTTTTTGCATCTAATATGACGTGCAccaaatagaagacgaagatctctggcagctacAACCATCCCATATTCTGGACTTTCTTAGAGGAATGGGATTAATAGATTAGCTGTtccccagtatcgcagcaagaaaaaGATAGATTCTCTGTGTCACAGTGTATATGATGATATCCCAATATCcacatatatacatacatacaagggTGTCAAatgcaaatttttcaaatatattattggtTTAAAACTGGTAGGACTAATTTCGTTCTAGTCTTCGCGATCATGATTAATTACTCCCCGTACTTACCCAATGAATTTTCTGCTCATATTTTGTTGTTCTAAGATTCAaggtttcagttttttttatatatgaatttttgtttagcCGTACTTACTTTTTAGTCCGAGGATGTAAGTTCAAAAAAGCAAACTTTTCCCCATAATCCAcgattatttttctaaattctctACTTAATTCCGCGCGAGCCTGATCGTGGCCTTGCATGTTTTCATTTTGCGACTTAATATTCCTCGTGAGGAAAAGCTGATAATGATTTTCTAACTTCCCCGGACTATTTAGGTTAGTgtacaaaaaaatgtgaaatgttAATACAAACATATAACAAGTAGTAGTTTCTatgatagaaaatatattttccatgaaATAATGCGTAGTTTTTTTAATAGGGAAACTTTATTTGACTTCAATTTAAAttggtataaataaaatatagtgaAAATTCTTACCCACTAAAAATATTCTGCCCTTGAAAAATTCTGTGCAATGGTGATGTCTAGGCTCTGGTAATTCTCCAACGAACTCCCAACAATTGCCCAACGGCATATAACGATATATATCCTTACCAGTATTTCTACCAAATCCACATGGATTATGCGTGTCTGTACCTCCAAATATCAAAACCGTATCTCTAATTTTATGAAACAGGGAACCAGTTTCAAGAAGGTTTCTTTTACTTCCATTTCGATTTACATTATTTCTAAAAtggtgataaataaataataatagatataatttttgttaatttagcTTCCATCATGAGCAATGAGCATGTCTTTTCCATTTCAGTATTTGCTATATGAAAAAGCTTTATTGCTTCAGTGTGAAAGATCATTTAGACCAAACAATAAACTCTTAATTTGATTTGGGAACAAATAAAGAATTCCAATTTAGTCAAATTGGAATTATAATATCCAAAAACAACAACAACGTGCACACGAGCGAAACAACCCCAATTCAAAAGCAGAGGAAGCAAATCCTACATCGGGGCTATCAAAAATCAATCTAATGTAATATTGTTATGAACAGAATCATGGGAAGCGTCAACAAGCATCGATCGAAGCAAATTACAGAATGGGAGATCGATCATTAAAAGTGTTTTGACGAGTACTAGTAACAGATGTTAACTACCTGTCGACAACAACATATAACacaaaaaacaatgaaattcgaTTATCTTGGAATAGAGATATCAAGTGAGAGGGATTTAATAGTGGAAAAACGAACTCAAGTGATAAAAGCATCAGGATCAGCCAATATTTGGGAGAAATAGTATGGAAAAACGaaatgataaatatacaaaGCAAGATGAGAATCTACAAAACATGTATATGACGGAAAGGAGAGATTTGACATCAACAAATTAAACGAATAATGAGAATCACTGAGATAAATACGCTAAACATAATTGGAAGTAAACCTCAGAGGTAGAATGAAAAATCGATATAAGAGAAACACTAGGAATTCTTCAGGATTAGTGAGACTAGTTGAGGACGTAAGTGAGGTTAGAGAGTACATGTCGaaagaattctaaaaaaaaatggacaaaaaaaCAGAAATCGAACATATGGAGACTCCtaaacaaataatcaaaaatattttatgagagATGAAGCTCGGCGTATCAAGAATAATTTAGGAGGAGAAGTATTGAATGAAACAGGACAGAAAATATTATAGATACATCAAAAAATCATTCCTGTATCCATAGCtgtttaaaattacaaaattattttaacaatgatCTGAAAAGTACACATAAAAACTGAATACCTCTTCATTAATTCTACTTGATCAAGAAGAATGTTCACagtattatatttaaattaagtttagctatagaagataaaaaatatcacaattgtCCTTGTCGATGTTTATCCTTCAAAAAAAAACCGGCACAAAACCACTAAACATATTCTCCAATAAGATGcttgaaccattttttcaagatagtgatttaaaaaacttgttattcgcatttttcaaatcaatttgtGAAAAGTActcattcaattcaataaatttcaacacatataattgaaatatttttgtcgtAATGTATTGAAAACTTACTGTTTATTAAAAGGATTCTTTGGCATACAAAACATCTTCAGAACACCCCTATTTGTATTTGTGGCGTCTCTATTACTTCTCTTCTTCGAAAAATGGAGTTTTTTCTTTAGATGGGACTTTTTATATCTTCTATAAGCTTTTTGAATAATAACAGCGGCTTGAGATCGTGTAAATGAAGGTTTCCCAGTGAATTGCTTTGTCTTGAATCCATACTTACAAGTAGGTGTGGAATATGTTTCCTAAAACGAAAAGAAAGTtctgtttattgaaattgattcaGAATCATTAACAGAagtatgaataaatttgatacaTACGATATGTACCAAACCTCCGTAGAGtttcttgaataaataaatatacatagaTTCAAAAGTTTTGCATGAGCTTTCGTTCAATtaatactagcttttacccgcggcttcgctcgcatcgaatccattaaataagtatcagaaatcatcataatagaaaagaacgaattctgtagctatattagaacctgagatatagatctttgaatgtagaaaaattgccaaaaacctacaaaaatctataactccacattgaatgtccgcgcctagctcttctccaactcaatcgatttaagtgttcaaaaactcaaaagaaagagggtgtttcagcgagtgttcttaaaccaaaacgaagtctctattttgaatagaacctgagatattgaggatagaacgtgtgtatgtgaaaaactcccataagtaatgtactgGGGGAAATCACatttgagaatggtgaaaattagataaaatccgatggttgatggctgatctgtgcatcaatacctttcattgaaaaaaaaattaagcaaatcggttaggtagaacgcctgaacggactcggaatggaaatcatcaattttttgaatatataagataAGGTTGATTACGGAGATTTAAGGTGGTGCAAAACTATTGAATCtatcttatttttcaaaataaaatttacaaattatgaaactaagaatatgaaatattgaaaaaaattacttttttgaaTTAACTGGACTGtgtattttagtaaaaacattgtctttttcaaattatttcaacacTAAGTTTTACTTTTCGGATCATCCAATGTAATAAATAGATCGTTATAATCATAAtgaattcttcaaaaattaGATCAAATTGGTAATTAATAGATGATTAGCTTAATTAGATTTCCAGTATTGACTAAAATCTCTgaggtaaataattttattgcttATAAAGAATATCTTTCCATAACATAATTATACATTGTagtgaatattttcgaaacaattcaACGTGTATCAACAAAAGATAAAATGCTTTGTAAGTGCATTTTTATCTTTTGTTGATTataattgaaactaaaaaaaataaatgcacTTACATGCTTTTTACCGATTGTTTCAATTCTGCCTTCCTAGACCTaaagaaatatattgattaaaacatATACAATGCCATTTAAAACATACTCACttattattgtatgttttttgatATCAACTCACACATTTCACTTGttagttttttaaaagtttttcacaGTTTAGACCCAGAGGTATATAGTAGAAAGTAGAATTGTTGCCCTTTAAGCAACATTTTTGGAATTTGTGTAATATTTCCATATTACATtagtattcaaatatttttgattaaatttttcttatggTTTCTCTTCAATTCATTCAATTCGATGATTCTGTTATTATTAGTAATTTGTGATATGTTCTGTTTCCTCAATTATTCTTTTATTGTGAATGAATGTATTTACTTTGATTTTCTCACGATTTTCTCacgattttctaattttctggtcatctttttatgtttaattcGCCACTTAATATTATATCCACTTCtttattgtgattatttataatgattttcaattttttgtgcCTTTGAACCTTCTACTTTCAAGTTCAAATTAGAATTTATTCTACAGTTGTTATATTCTCTTTATTTTGGTATTTGAAAACTTTCTCTATTAATGGCTGtaactttaataatatttattgtcaaCGGTTTActctgttatatatttttaacgatttcttctcttctattttttcttccGCATAAATCTTTGTTTCTTCTACAATTCCTTACTATTTAGTCCAGGAAAATGGTTCTCAAATGCAAATTCTGGGTaagtttctaaattttcaatataagtaacattgaaatatttgaaattgaattcaATGAAATcgttttgaaatgaaaaaaatcaaatcaaaattgaagaCCGTATAGTTTTACATCTCCTTGAAGTTTCTGGATATTACTGATATTAACAAAGTTAGGGTAGGTATAGCTAAAGGGAAAATTTTACATGAGGAAACattttacatttcaattttagagcatttatttttctaattattcatataaaaatattacaaaaatttgaaatttcatttttaaccaagaaaaatgtttctaatGCATTTTGTGGAATgtggaaaatgtgaaataaaaatctaatttcttataatttattataaacaattatcgCGATATTAACTGTGTAAATATCGGTAGTAGCGAAAAAATTTACGGTCCATTTGGTTATAACCAATAAAGTTTACAGACACGATGAGCTTGTATATATGCACATAACGCTCTGAATTCACTATAACTGTGCATCACCTTCCATCTTCAAAAAAGTAGGGGCCTATAATTCCTTGCGTTTATATCGTAGCCCATACTGTCACTTTAGGCGAATGTAGGGATTCCCGATGTTTGTGTTTTGAATCGATGGGACTCCAGTAGaagcaattttgcttgttgacgtattcattaaaatgaaaacGAGCTTCAATCGAAAGCAAGATGCTGGAAACATTGAAAAGCGCTCAATAATCTGGTTTACGATGTCAAGCCTCTGACCAGCATTTCGAGGCTTCTGTTCTGGCaccaattgaattttgtaagggTGCAGCCTCAAGTCTTATATCTTGTAGAATGCGAAGTAATGATGATCCATGCACGTCAAGTCAGGCTCTTAACGAACAGACTGTTTACGTTTTCGACCGTTCTTTTGGTTTATCCAATGTTGATtaagttttttcaaaacttctcAACCCATTTTCCAATCAATAGAGCGCCTGTCGCATTTCCAACGCGCTACAGTCACCGAATTaccatttttgtaaaaattaacaCGCACAACGCACGGTCCGCTCCCGAGAACCCTCCATTCTCGACAAATTTCATCTTAAGTTGAAGGAAACATAAACTAAAATGCTATATTCTccaatattcataaaataaaaaagtattcacAAACAtcatatgtattgttttaagaaatatatatataaaaaaattatatttttttataaattaacacTATAAATTTGAGGTACTTCCTACAACGTAACCTTGTTAACTTTCTTTTTCTGTCTAAAATCTGCACTTACTTTTTTCTTTGACAAAAACTCATCCATAGTAGGTATTCTTGGAGAGATCTTTCCATCTTgattaattacttttttccCTCCGTTCGCTTCTTTTTCTGTAGCGAACTTTGGCTTACTTTTATCGATCAATTGATTCCTTCTATATTGATCAAGATATATCAAAAACTCTCTATAcgtaaaataagttttatcAGCACCGCTCCAATTACGATTCGGAGGCTCATGTAGCCCAAGAACAGTGTTCCAATGTTGAAAATCGTCATTCTCTTGGCCGTACCAGTATTTTATAATGACGTATctacaatgtaaataaattctttatattttaaaaaaatgatgttaaaaaaacagagaaaaagcaaataaacagaattggaatattgaagaaatgagaaATGAGAGACAAggtaaaattttgtaaatgttaTAATAACCAAAGGGGTAAATAATCCTAAGCACTTTTGGAAGTAAACAAGACACGTAAAGAAGATAAAGCACAAACAGTAAACCCAAACAACCACATAGACAATGGAATCTCGATGGATGAGGTACAACAAGCAGTCAAAATCTTGAAGAACGAAGAAGCTCTAAGAGTTGACGACATAAGAGAATTTTATGGAAAAGGAATATTGCATCAAACATGAAATGCCAAAAGAAAAACGACACGGTGGGAGTTTTGGAAGTAAATGTCGGGAAACTGGGAtagattatttatataacttaCGCTAATCCATCGTCAATCATTTTACATATCCTGGGATCTTTAGCTAGTTCCAAGAAGTCAGGATTTTCCGGATTCCTCTTGATGTCTACCAATTGCCAAGGAGCAATATTACCAAACCTAACGCATTCGAGAACATCGTACTTATAATGATCTCTGTTGGCCCAGTCATGTTTTAACCATCTCACTGCTGACATAAATACTTCCATTTCACTGTAAATATCGttttaattggaataatttattCTTCTAGTATAATTGATGTACCTACCAATTCACACAAATATAATTAGAATTGAGGAAGTTTTTCACATCTTCGACTTCTAATTCTAACCAATTCTGCGAACTAACTAACATAAGGAAGAATCCTTGTATTCTAGGCATCATCAGCTCTCGAACTTCTGGTAGATTCTTTTCTTTCGAATCCATGTATAATAGGAATGCTGTATCTTCGGAAAATACGTCCATGTTGTCTATAAACGCCCAACATTGTTCCACTAaatcttaaaataattattgacgTCAGAAATCTTCATGTCAATAATATAGgacttaatttttcaatataatcttGATAGGCTATTCGAGAATGGTGGTTCAACAGCTATAAGCTTCGTAGCAAAAAGCTTCAAGCTCTATTATGTACAAAAGTAGTTACCAAACTTAATAGCCTactaaatgaatatatatatatatatatatatatatatatatatatatatatatatatatatatatatatatatatatattcttgattttaggtctcttctgtttcaaaattagtttttttgatagtttttaaaagaaagataaattttgatgattcgaattttctttaagtctttattaaaatatgatattgacactaacaatttgcttatttatattgatctatagatctcCTTCATCacgaatatcaaaataagaataaaatcaacttagaccTTTGTTCaaataaggaaaattaatttttccttggtttccacatctcaaatatatagcggtaatcaattaaatttattagaatttacaaaatagagctataaattttacttaaagtatttaggtct
This DNA window, taken from Diorhabda sublineata isolate icDioSubl1.1 chromosome 4, icDioSubl1.1, whole genome shotgun sequence, encodes the following:
- the LOC130443346 gene encoding uncharacterized protein LOC130443346, with the protein product MAAVLLRRGRPKKKPFPSDHPEGKQDRIPKNTITSFIDRGSGDLKHRHSLERSETRSLVPNINKLPKGYGNFHSAASTIPSENLVLLYSKPREPDFVFSEPISSNDFLFPSKKKTRAQALDVESEHRMSKLNSRDTQIESGTFPFKLTPSGNLKVDSSQVVFSSNKLSVLVADPKLTKVSVHPKSMNCCNKSKMAQDTDASKTSAMDSIISQAGFSSINTFLGPTPIRSGNKEASEYESKQTSEILDPELNLGRLGYNGTDDINWQTVALPEKKNLYLELYSRITNYTNADCKVYIDNEEFNCHLIVLQCYSELFDAYIAVKKVELPSDKCSAASFAFIYEWMITGEPSYKDLSRENVLDIFISAKYLKIKDLVEQCWAFIDNMDVFSEDTAFLLYMDSKEKNLPEVRELMMPRIQGFFLMLVSSQNWLELEVEDVKNFLNSNYICVNCEMEVFMSAVRWLKHDWANRDHYKYDVLECVRFGNIAPWQLVDIKRNPENPDFLELAKDPRICKMIDDGLAYVIIKYWYGQENDDFQHWNTVLGLHEPPNRNWSGADKTYFTYREFLIYLDQYRRNQLIDKSKPKFATEKEANGGKKVINQDGKISPRIPTMDEFLSKKKETYSTPTCKYGFKTKQFTGKPSFTRSQAAVIIQKAYRRYKKSHLKKKLHFSKKRSNRDATNTNRGVLKMFCMPKNPFNKQNNVNRNGSKRNLLETGSLFHKIRDTVLIFGGTDTHNPCGFGRNTGKDIYRYMPLGNCWEFVGELPEPRHHHCTEFFKGRIFLVGGNNPSVTINRDAEVSSFVWSFDPVTRKWYQELPLLEARKNFGLVSCNQYLYAIGGQGNHYRALDSVERFDLEKNIWENVCSMKTARTGFGYTRYGHCIWVAGGLTDKNSTIDILDSIESYDYKSDQWTEIKYSLRVPRCFFSLCVLSEKLYIIGGASKTASDLSGNDTSSIGSIEYWDNKKFEWKKLNDLNIPRHGHAVSYLGTQLLIVGGVATKYGRALSNTECFCSQRETWVRGLACLPTPLSGHSMVTLPPASLLLG